One Lutzomyia longipalpis isolate SR_M1_2022 chromosome 4, ASM2433408v1 DNA segment encodes these proteins:
- the LOC129796221 gene encoding juvenile hormone acid O-methyltransferase-like, translating into MPEEVISYRTVNKHQRRDAANFLSEFQPLLNWRNGESFVDIGCGPGDVTHDIIMPLLPRDFTQLVCMDISRENLDRCCEEFRGDDRVSCVEIDMGKRQDSRRFNPFNHATSLMCLHWIPQQEVAIANVCDLLQSGGSFFFTFVADCPNRKMNKKMIESKKWAKFLHGMDMACNPYCFSRDPVGVIRNTLSNAGFVNIHTELREVIYQWDTREEFLDYIITFSAFLINRIPREHHAEFLEDHVEMGKHYGLIRSLCDPQKSIDPYKIIVGLARKS; encoded by the coding sequence ATGCCCGAAGAGGTGATTAGTTATCGCACCGTTAATAAGCATCAACGGAGAGATGCTGCAAATTTCTTGAGCGAATTCCAGCCGTTGCTCAATTGGCGCAATGGGGAGTCCTTTGTAGATATTGGATGTGGTCCTGGGGATGTAACACACGACATAATTATGCCCCTTCTTCCGCGTGATTTCACGCAACTCGTGTGCATGGATATATCACGTGAAAACCTCGATCGATGCTGTGAGGAATTCCGTGGGGATGATCGTGTGTCTTGTGTGGAGATTGATATGGGAAAACGACAGGATTCCCGCAGATTTAACCCATTTAATCATGCAACCTCCTTAATGTGCCTCCACTGGATCCCACAGCAGGAGGTAGCTATTGCAAATGTTTGTGATCTCCTCCAAAGCGGTGGGAGCTTCTTCTTCACCTTTGTCGCTGATTGCCCAAATAGGAAGATGAATAAGAAGATGATTGAGAGCAAAAAATGGGCTAAATTCCTTCATGGCATGGATATGGCTTGCAACCCCTACTGCTTCTCTCGGGATCCCGTTGGGGTTATCAGAAACACTCTCAGCAATGCGGGATTTGTGAATATCCACACAGAACTCCGCGAAGTTATCTACCAGTGGGATACACGTGAAGAATTCCTCGACTACATCATCACTTTCTCAGCTTTCCTCATCAATCGCATTCCACGGGAGCATCATGCGGAATTCCTGGAAGATCACGTAGAAATGGGCAAGCACTACGGATTAATTAGGTCACTGTGTGACCCCCAGAAATCCATTGACCCCTACAAAATAATTGTAGGCTTAGCACGGAAGTCTTAA